The Paracoccus liaowanqingii genome window below encodes:
- a CDS encoding DEAD/DEAH box helicase, whose protein sequence is MGIDHRINANIIAMGLTTPTPIQEQGIPAIVNGRDVLGLAQTGTGKTAAFGLPMLTRLINYGKKPDPKTCRALILAPTRELATQIATNIDAYAEGTPIRSFRVVGGASINTQTERLSRGVDVLIATPGRLMDLIERRAISLEATTYLVLDEADQMLDIGFIHTLRKIARMLPRERQTLMFSATMPKLMSELSDTYLTNPLKVAVNPPGQAAKKIEQGVHFVTQGDKAKLLADYMSKHTTEMAMVFGRTKHGCDKLAKLLDSWGFAVAAIHGNKSQGQRERALEAFRKGETKVLVATDVAARGLDIPDVAHIYNYDLPNVPENYVHRIGRTARAGRDGRAVAFCSPAELGELRAIEKAMKNTIPVIGGEVPSAAAAAAAGSPGGPQRGRGKPMGGKPMDAGAGKRPARRPSRAPKSRMA, encoded by the coding sequence ATGGGCATCGATCACCGCATCAACGCCAACATCATCGCGATGGGCCTGACCACGCCCACGCCGATCCAGGAACAGGGCATTCCGGCCATCGTGAACGGGCGTGACGTGCTGGGCCTGGCCCAGACCGGCACCGGCAAGACGGCGGCCTTCGGCCTGCCGATGCTGACCCGCCTGATCAACTACGGCAAGAAGCCCGACCCCAAGACCTGCCGCGCGCTGATCCTGGCGCCGACCCGCGAACTGGCCACCCAGATCGCGACGAACATCGACGCCTATGCCGAGGGCACGCCGATCCGGTCGTTCCGCGTCGTGGGCGGCGCGTCCATCAACACCCAGACCGAGCGCCTGTCGCGCGGCGTCGACGTGCTGATCGCGACGCCGGGCCGCCTGATGGACCTGATCGAGCGTCGCGCGATCAGCCTGGAGGCCACCACCTATCTGGTGCTGGACGAGGCCGACCAGATGCTGGACATCGGCTTCATCCACACGCTGCGCAAGATCGCCCGGATGCTGCCGCGCGAGCGTCAGACGCTGATGTTCTCGGCCACCATGCCGAAACTGATGTCGGAACTGTCGGATACTTATCTGACGAACCCGCTGAAGGTCGCCGTGAACCCTCCGGGTCAGGCTGCCAAGAAGATCGAGCAGGGCGTGCATTTCGTCACTCAGGGCGACAAGGCCAAGCTGCTGGCCGACTACATGTCCAAGCATACGACCGAGATGGCGATGGTCTTCGGCCGCACCAAGCATGGCTGCGACAAGCTGGCCAAGCTCTTGGACAGCTGGGGTTTCGCGGTCGCCGCGATCCACGGCAACAAGAGCCAAGGCCAGCGCGAGCGCGCCCTGGAGGCGTTCCGCAAGGGCGAGACCAAGGTGCTGGTCGCGACCGACGTGGCGGCGCGCGGCCTGGACATCCCGGACGTGGCCCACATCTACAACTATGACCTGCCGAACGTGCCCGAGAACTATGTCCACCGCATCGGCCGGACCGCGCGGGCGGGCCGTGACGGGCGCGCCGTGGCCTTCTGCTCGCCCGCCGAGCTGGGAGAGCTGCGCGCCATCGAGAAGGCGATGAAGAACACCATCCCCGTGATCGGTGGAGAGGTCCCTTCGGCAGCCGCCGCAGCCGCCGCCGGGTCGCCCGGCGGGCCGCAGCGCGGACGCGGCAAGCCGATGGGCGGCAAGCCCATGGATGCGGGTGCCGGCAAGCGCCCGGCGCGTCGCCCCTCGCGCGCGCCGAAAAGCCGCATGGCCTGA
- a CDS encoding DUF2312 domain-containing protein translates to MQDDQAYGVAADELRQFIEQFEQLEAEKKDIAERQKEVMAEAKARGYDTKVMKQIIALRRRDKDDIAEEEAILDMYKAALGMV, encoded by the coding sequence ATGCAGGACGATCAGGCTTACGGAGTCGCAGCCGACGAGCTGCGCCAGTTCATCGAGCAGTTCGAGCAGCTGGAGGCCGAGAAGAAGGACATCGCCGAGCGCCAGAAAGAGGTCATGGCCGAGGCCAAGGCCCGCGGCTACGACACCAAGGTGATGAAGCAGATCATCGCCCTGCGCCGCCGCGACAAGGACGACATCGCCGAGGAAGAGGCGATCCTGGACATGTACAAGGCCGCCTTGGGCATGGTCTGA